The region CGGTTCATTGATTTATTTGGACAAGAAAAGAAACCATATCTACTAGATTGTGCAATTATGTTTCTTGGTATACTTCATCGTAACTTTCACTATAATTTTATGGTTAACGGCACAAATACTGACCCACATGAGATCATAAGCTACAGCGTCAAGCGCTTGTTTCCTCTTGTAGACGAAGTAGCAAGTTCAGGAGACATTTTGCTCGATCCGCAAACAATCAAAGAATGGCTTCCATCCTGCCCGAATACCAGAAATCAAATAGAACAGGACATTTCTACAGCACTTATTGATTTAAAAAAACAAGTTCACAAACAATTTACTGATGAATTCGAACGTCAAAAATGCACAGAGCTTATTAGCTTTATTGAAGAAGAGCTGTTTAAACAATCGAATCCTCGCAAGTTTGTTGTTGATAGTGCTCTTCATTCCTTAAAGCAGCTGCCTGTTAACAAAAGTAAAACGAAGCTAGAAAAACTGCAGGCGATGATTGATCAGTACGTGAGTGAACTTCATTAAATAAAAAGCAGTCCTAAAGCTGCTCTTTATTCGCAAAGGGGAAATTGAAGTGAAAAGCACGTTTCTTTTCCTTTTATGCTAGACACACTCACTTTTCCCTTCATATAATGAATAATACTGAAAGATACCATCGTTCCAAGCCCCGTACCTTTTTCTTTTGTTGTAAAGTACGGTTCGCCTAACCGATTGATTTGTTCTTGCGTCATACCGCAGCCTGTATCGATAATATCAACGATAACAGCCCCGCCTTCTTTTGCTACTTTAACGGTTAACGTGCCTCCATTTTGCATGGCTTCAATACTATTTTTAAATAAATTGATTAGACACTGCTGAAGCTTTCTTCTCTCTCCCATTACGAAGAACTTCACTTCTTCATCAAATGTAAAATCAATAGCGACTCCATTCATATTGGCAAGAGGCGTCATAATATGGGTGACATGATGAATTTCTTCTGAAATATTCATTTTTTCATTTCGTTCTGGAGCGGAATTGGCAAACAGCAAGTAATCATCAATGATTTCTTTTGCACGGTCTAGTTCATTAATGGCAATCGAAATGTAGCGTTTTTTAGCGGGTTCTTTTTCATCTTCTTGCAGCATCTGCATAAATCCTCTGCTTGCTGTTAGAGGATTTCGCACCTCATGAGAGATGCTGGCGGCTAAATGACTGACAATTTCTAGCTTTTCTGCTTTCATCAGGCGCTGCAGCACTAATAAATTTGCTCGTATCGCTTCCCATAGTACGGTAATCACGAACATTCCTGCGACATCTAAAATCGCGAACTGAACCCACACGCTAATAGGGATGCTCGTTACGTGTAAGACAAAAATAGATACAAGCATAGCTAATAAAGAACCGATTACACTAAGACATGTGCTTACGATAATTCTATTTTTTAATGAGAAATGTAAAAAGTATTTCGTTATGAAAAATAAAGGAATGGATAAAATCGGAAGAGCAATTAATGTTGATAAAAATCCTACATCGTACCCGCCAATTAGCAAGCGCAGCAGTAAAATAAAGACAAAAAGCAAGCTTCCTAGCGGCCAGCCTCCATATAACGTTCCTAAAATATAAGGGATTCTTCGTAAATCCATTCGATAATCATCCGGGACATAAGCTCCGTTAACCGGAAACAAAAGGCAAAAGGTAATAGCTAAAATCGGAAATACCGCGATATAACGATCTTTCCACCAATGAATTTTTTTAGCATACTTAATCAAATAAAACATCTGCACTAAAAACAGCGCCAATAAAATAAATAAAAAATTAATTAACAAATCTTTTGTGACAAAACTCATGTATTCACCGGTCTTTCAAATCAGATAAAAATAAACTCTTTTATTGCATCTACATTTGTAACACAAATTAGAGCGTAATCATAGATAAATAAACGTATTCTATTTACTTTTTTATAACTTCCTATGACTTTATCGTCCGTTCCCTAAAATAGTGAAGGCTAAGAAAACCTTTTCAACTTCACTAAAAATATTCAGAATTTTATTTACATATGAGTGATAATGCTCTATAATCAGATCAATGTACTTGGTTTTGAGAGTAGGAGGACGAAATATGGAACTATCAATTACCTTAATGGGATTATTCGTTGGAACCCTTGTAGGCTTAACGGGGGTTGGAGGAGCCGCTTTATTAACGCCTTTACTGATTGTACTCGGCATTAACCCTTCCATTGCCGTAGGAACAGATCTTGTCTACAATTCTATCACAAAATTATTCGGAGTCGCTCAGCACTACAAACAGCGAACCATTAACTTTAAATTAGCAAAATATTTAGCCATCGGAAGTATTCCGAGCGCTGTGCTTGCCATTGTCACACTTCATGCATTTCCATCTTTTCACGAGCATCAAGAAACGATTATTAAGCACGCTCTTGGGTATGTAATGACACTGGTTGCAATTTCAATTATCTTTCGCGTCTTTTTTGATAAACTAATTCGGCCAAATCGTTTTCAGGAAATGGACTTAGATCAGAAAAAAGGCTTAACAATTGGAATTGGCGTAGTCTTTGGATTCATTGTCGGACTAACATCGATTGGTTCGGGCTCATTATTTGCGATTGCAATGCTGTACTTATTTAAGCTAAAAACATCTGAGCTGGTTGGAACTGATATTGCACATGCGTTTCTTCTCGTTACGGTGGCTGGTATTTTAAATGCAAGCTTTGGAAGCGTTGATTATATGTTGACTGCTAATCTATTAACTGGATCTATTCCAGGTGTGTTACTCGGAAGCCGTTTATCAACTAAAGTGCCTTCAAGACCGCTTCAAGCCATTATGGCGACCATCATTTTAATTAGCGGAATTAAATTAATTTAACAAATAAAAGCACATGCCTTTGCATGTGCTTTTTATTAGTTTTTTTAAAGATCCACATTAAAAATAATAATGATTTAAACCACTTTACTTCTCTTCTTATACACTTCAACCAATATTTTTATTGAATTTTAGTCAATGAGACTAATGACACCTCAAACAACCTTACGTTAAAATGTAAAAAAACATAACATCTATTGTGATATCCAAAAAATGTACGACGAAGGGAGAACACATGACACAAACAGCAGCAAAAAGTAAGCAAAAACCTTTTTATAAAGGTCTTTTCTTTCAAATTATGATGGCAATTATACTCGGTATAGCGGTAGGATATCTATGGCCAAGCTTTGGGAATGCTGTGAAACCGATTGGAGACGGTTTTATTAAGCTCATCAAAATGCTGATTGCTCCTCTTATTTTTGGAGTAGTCGTTGTCGGAATTGCCAAGGTTGGAAACATTAAAACAGTTGGGCGTATCGGTGGAAAAACCATTCTTTACTTCGAAATTATCACAACATTCGCTCTATTGATCGGTCTATTAGTAGCGAACGTAATGAATCCCGGCACCGGTATGAATGTCGATCCTTCAAGCCTAAGCACAAGCGAAGTGGACGCGAAGACAAACGGCTCCGAACTTCCGAGTGAAGGTGATTTTTTTCTTAATATGATTCCAGACA is a window of Priestia aryabhattai DNA encoding:
- a CDS encoding TetR/AcrR family transcriptional regulator, with amino-acid sequence MNNRKQQVVKNAHHLFVEKGFQATSIQDIIDYSGISKGTFYNYFSSKNELLIAVFTWLHTTIEQERNQLLVGKSLTDIDVFIKQIDAQMKNHHKHKFFTLLEEVFVSNDPDLKSYIKKTQFIEVNWIYKRFIDLFGQEKKPYLLDCAIMFLGILHRNFHYNFMVNGTNTDPHEIISYSVKRLFPLVDEVASSGDILLDPQTIKEWLPSCPNTRNQIEQDISTALIDLKKQVHKQFTDEFERQKCTELISFIEEELFKQSNPRKFVVDSALHSLKQLPVNKSKTKLEKLQAMIDQYVSELH
- a CDS encoding ATP-binding protein; the encoded protein is MSFVTKDLLINFLFILLALFLVQMFYLIKYAKKIHWWKDRYIAVFPILAITFCLLFPVNGAYVPDDYRMDLRRIPYILGTLYGGWPLGSLLFVFILLLRLLIGGYDVGFLSTLIALPILSIPLFFITKYFLHFSLKNRIIVSTCLSVIGSLLAMLVSIFVLHVTSIPISVWVQFAILDVAGMFVITVLWEAIRANLLVLQRLMKAEKLEIVSHLAASISHEVRNPLTASRGFMQMLQEDEKEPAKKRYISIAINELDRAKEIIDDYLLFANSAPERNEKMNISEEIHHVTHIMTPLANMNGVAIDFTFDEEVKFFVMGERRKLQQCLINLFKNSIEAMQNGGTLTVKVAKEGGAVIVDIIDTGCGMTQEQINRLGEPYFTTKEKGTGLGTMVSFSIIHYMKGKVSVSSIKGKETCFSLQFPLCE
- a CDS encoding sulfite exporter TauE/SafE family protein produces the protein MELSITLMGLFVGTLVGLTGVGGAALLTPLLIVLGINPSIAVGTDLVYNSITKLFGVAQHYKQRTINFKLAKYLAIGSIPSAVLAIVTLHAFPSFHEHQETIIKHALGYVMTLVAISIIFRVFFDKLIRPNRFQEMDLDQKKGLTIGIGVVFGFIVGLTSIGSGSLFAIAMLYLFKLKTSELVGTDIAHAFLLVTVAGILNASFGSVDYMLTANLLTGSIPGVLLGSRLSTKVPSRPLQAIMATIILISGIKLI